Proteins from one Malania oleifera isolate guangnan ecotype guangnan chromosome 4, ASM2987363v1, whole genome shotgun sequence genomic window:
- the LOC131154422 gene encoding hydrophobic protein LTI6B-like translates to MADGTANCIDILVAILLPPLGVFLKFGCEVEFWICLLLTILGYLPGIIYAIYAITK, encoded by the exons ATGGCAGATGGAACAGCAAACTGCATTGACATTTTGGTCGCCATCCTCCTTCCTCCCCTTGGCGTCTTCCTCAAGTTCGGCTGCGAG GTGGAGTTCTGGATCTGCTTGCTGCTCACTATCCTTGGTTACCTCCCTGGAATCATCTACGCTATTTATGCCATCACCAAATGA